The sequence TCGAAATTCCGAGGGTCTTGGCGAGCTCGTAAACGTACCACTCCTTTTCACAGAGCAACTTTAGTATCTTAACCCTCACTGGATTTGAGAGTGCATCACAAAACCTTGCCAGCTCCTCGATACTCTGCACCATGGTCAACACCGCTGATTGGGCCTGGAGGGGGTTAGGAAAAAAGAGATAAAAAGCTTTCCGCTCAACCAACAATACTCCTGTATTCGTCTTCACTCAGTACTTGTGGTGTGTAGGTAATACCATACCTGTTCTGGAGCAACCTTGTAAAGGCTCTTAGGTGGTTCTCACTTCCGTTTCTCAGGCTCTCAAAGACGGCCTTTATGTCTTGGTTGTCCACGTGCTTTAGCCACTCGTCCAGATCCTTGATGTCAATCTCCTCAATCAATGCACCCACTTTAAGGGCTTCAACGTCGCTTTCACTCCCCTGTGCAACGAGCTTTTCGTAGAGTTCCCGCATTTCCGTGCTGTTGAATTCGCCAACTCCCATCCCTGCAACGGGGTCGGTCAGGTTGTATTTCTTAATGAGCTCGAGCACCATGTCCATATGGGTCTGCTCGCTCCTCGCTATGTTCTCGAATATTG comes from Thermococcus sp. and encodes:
- a CDS encoding DUF2202 domain-containing protein yields the protein MRRTGFLLMALLFLAIFGAGCITSSSTTTGTGSATMGPPADKGYGAGASTGVVDVSAYPVENLSPEEVEAILYMREEEKLARDVYLTLYNKTGLPIFENIARSEQTHMDMVLELIKKYNLTDPVAGMGVGEFNSTEMRELYEKLVAQGSESDVEALKVGALIEEIDIKDLDEWLKHVDNQDIKAVFESLRNGSENHLRAFTRLLQNRYGITYTPQVLSEDEYRSIVG